The genome window GGCAGGGTGGGCTCAGGGGCTTCTGGAGGAAATGGCGTGCTTGCTAGGCAGCAGGGCCCAGGTTTTTCCCCAAGGGTTTAGAGAGAGATGCTGGAgtccagccctggcagcaggaaGTAATAAGGCAGGTGCGGGAGCACACAGCTTATTATTAGGTGTGAAATTTGTCTCAAAGCATTTCTTCATCCCAGGCTGAGATGCTGTCATCTTCTTGCACTTAAAATgggcaaagagctttagaaggctTTGGTGTCACTGATCTGGCAAAAGAACATTCCTGCATTGTGACCCTCCCTCTTTAAAGATTTTTAGTAAGGAATTgcattttctcaggaaaatgtACAGTTAGATATTGTGTAAACTTATGCTGTGCATAAGCTTAGCATGAATTGTGCCCAGCTGAGCACATGTTGGTGTACATACTGGTGCTCAGCTTCCTCTTGTGTTCTAGTTGTAtctgaaacataaaataaaaacgAACCTACCTAGATAATGTTAAAATAGAAACATGTCATTTTAATGTTTGCCTGTAAAACGTAATTATTTCATTTAAGTTTTACTCTTGTACCTTTGTTAATCTGTAGATAATGAATGTGGATTAGAAAGAATATGTCCTTACTGCTTCCAGTTCCTGGTTCCTGATAGCTACCGGGTGCGTCTCAAACCAAAGATGAAAATGACTCCACAGATCGAGAAAGTTCTTAAACGAGAGGCGAAGAACCACAAACTTAATATGAAACAgacaaagcttttgaaaaagtaCAGGGAGTCAAGAAGCGTTCTGGTAAGGATATTTACTTGGAACTGCCAAATACCTGGTATTTCCTTGAAACCTTTCAGTGGCATAAAAAAGAAGGTATGGAAATCTTTCTCTTAGAAGAGGAGCTCACACCTACACATTTCGTTTTTCATGAGCATATAGCCCTTCCTTTCTTTTGGGATAATTTCTATTcacaataaaaaaatttaaaatctaccCTCCACAAAAAGAGAGATCCTGAGCACAATGACAAGAACAGTAAGCTCCCGCCTCTcccccgcaaaaaaaaacccaaacaaacagccCCACTTGTCAGAGAAGCTACACAAACAATTCTGCCCTCCCTGTGATCTCTTTAGCATCAGTTTGGGTAGAGTCTGCAGATGTCTAAGATCTTGCcgaaaaatatgtaatttcttcCTGCCAGGAAGCTCTGGCATTTGCACTGTCAGCTACTGTATCATTTGCatagctttgcagaaaatggCAGGAGTGGCAGatttttgcctgttccttttttcctatGTATGTGGCAGAGCTATGGCCAGGCAACTCTACTAGATGCAGAGCCTTAATACAGCTGCCTAGATCCTAAAATCCATTCAAGTCCATAGAAATCCATTGCTAAGAATATCCCAAAACATACCTAAGAAGAAACACGTGCCATTGGCTGAAGTCAGGATGGTTTTGCCAGTATGCGTAGCTTGacatttgctgcttttgtttcagctctgAAGAAGGGCTTGAGTGACTGATAGATTGTcagattttttccagttttatcagTTGTGTAAAGATACATTTGCTCAGTTTAACAAGCTTTACTTCACTTATTTCAGTAGACTTTTATGGCTGCATGAGATTATTGTTAACTTCTGTACAGATTTTTTATATTGGTCTGAATATTACTGTTTATAGGTAGTCTTTCAAAACTAAACCATATCATAGGTAATTTAAACAAGTTAACATTGCTCTTAGGGCTTCAgttctttttcctaaaattatTAATGAATGTAAgatttaattactattttttataCTAATTACTATTGTTTGAAGAATAATAGTATACATTTAATCTAGTGTTGCCAAGGCAGGCACTACTATTAAAACAGGTTATGTGAATGGATGTTTTAATACATGAGACAGCACCCTATTGTGCCCAGCAGTTGCTGGCGCACTTGGCATTTTCTCAGATGAGAGTCTGCTGGTTTGGGGAGTAAAATTTTTGAAACGAAAAATTATTAGTCAGTAACACAAAATGAAACTGAGGAGATATCACTGAGGTTCTCAGCTCTTATGGGAAAATAAGGCACTCCAGAAAGGCACCTTTGCTATTACTCTCTCCAAATTGTAGATCATAGTTGGGCGACGGAAAGGGCACCTGAAAAGCTGGAatccttgctttatttttcagggaTCACAAATATTTAATGTACAGTAAGAACTGTCTGTTCAGACAACTAATGAACAGTTGTCCTTCAGAATTATGATGGGTTCTTGAGAGTTATTCTGTAGCTGGAGAGGTTTGTAGGATGCACTGTGCATCCATATGAGTagtttaaaattcaattttaaatagGTCCAGTTTAAACTCTGGGTAATATTCTAATCTTGGGATGTAATTACAGTTTGCTGCACCTGTGTTCTGCTCAGTTCTGTTTGCATTTGTCCTGTGGATTATGATTTAAGTTTTTCTGGtcttaagtatttaaaatactgtcagCAAATGACAGCTTTCAAAATTAGCAATGTAGATCCCTATAATCTAATACCTGAGACTTGCGAAAATGAAAATTTGAGTGTGGTTGAAATTAAACCAAGTAACAATGTGACAGGTTGTGCCTCTGATACCTTTCTTAGCAAGTAGAACTTGATTTGAGAATACTTCTGCCATGAGAAGGCATATAACATAGGAACTATTTCAGGGCTTTTGAAATTTTTGGAGTTAACTGCATATGCAATTCAGGGAATGGAAAGTAGCTGTGCAGTGCTATGATTAATCCACTAATTCCTGCATTATAAGGTGTTCACCTCCATTTATATTCCATGGAATGCTAATTCGTCATGTgatgctggtgggttttttttctccatctgaatTTCATTTAGAAGAACTAAAAATACATCAATACCTCAGCTGTATAAATTAatgatctttctctttttcagtttgttAGGCTGACAAAATAACGTCTAGAGACAGTCAAAACACTTaactgaaaatgtttcatttcagcaTTTCTAAATGTAATTCTTTCTAAGCAATCTGAATTTAGGTAAATTTAAACACTTTGAAATGAAGAATGATTTGGTACAGATGTTTTCCAAACTGCTTAGGCGTTTTTGTGACGTGTTTTTTTAACCAGAAACATCATGTAACTGTGTTTTTTCAGGCAGTTTAACTGTGTGCCACAAAAAGTTGTCTGGCTGTATTAATCTCATGTCTCTTAATAAGAGTGGTTGCCATGGCAGTCAGGGATCTTAGGAATATCTGACAGTCTCTGTGACTGTCTGACATTATCTGTTCTGATGCATTTCTGCAACTGGAAGTTCCCTGCAGCCTAGAAGTACAGAGGTAGAAGAGAAAGTGCCCTTTGTTTAGAACCTCCTGCATGTTGTAGTCGGTATTTCTGCACTAATGGAAAGTCTCTTCTTTGTTCACTAAGACTTGCTGTTATTATTTATGGATGGCTGTTTTTGAGAGTTtggtaatataaatattttatctatCTCAAGACTCCCTGGAAAGTGTGTAATATAACTTCATTGGGGACAGAATATGCTAATGAATTTACATGACACTGTATGTCatgtttttcagcaaaatatgAGTGCCCCTAGCGTATACTCAAGATGCCATATATCCAGTTCCAGGTGCTgtttcatctttctgttttggcagggttgttttctgtatttcactgTACAACGTTACATTCAGAGTTACTGAAATCAGTTGCTAGGGGATTTGAGTCATTTCTAGATAAGCCCACAGGATGTGTTTGGCTTAAGAAGCCTGAATGAAAATACTGACTGCAAAGTATAAGTTGCTTTTTAATATCTCGTTTCatttaagcaaatatttaatttgcttcATGATATTTGGAGAAGAGTTCAGCTAATTCTTACAATGGCTTTATATAGAGGTGGAAGGACTGAAAGAATGGTTgatacttcctttcttctctccataGCTGGTTACTTGCAACTCGTGCAACAAAACAAGAAGACATTATGGTAAAAGCAGGGATTTTCTAACTACCAAGATGCACAATTCTGGCACTCCGAGTATTAAATCTAGCCTGAGGACACCAGATGTAAAAATTCAGTCTGCAAACAAAGTGACACCTGTAAGCTGCAGTAATTTGGGATCTAAAGGGAACAGTCCCTCATCACTTCCCAGGTACCTGTTTCTTTCCTATTTAAAGAGGCGCTTTGCCGAGTAGAGTGTATTACGTCTTGTTGGGAAAGGGTGTCATGTACTAATTTCAGATTGGtcatttaataaaatttaaattgatAACTAAGTATTTTTCTTAGTGGTCTGACTGAGAAGATTAATTTTAACTTGCCAACCTTTAAAATCAAAGATTCTAATGAAAAGCAACTATGTGCAAAAAATGACCAAATATGGTTTTGTCATTAATGTGAAATGTCTGGCTTAAAATTTGCACAACAAAGTTATACTTCTGACTGTTCACTTTCACATGAAAATACACTATCTACCTGCAAAATTTTTCACTTAAATTATAAATATGCACTTTCATAGTTACTTCATGTTAATTCTGGTTCCTCACCTTTAAGACATTTGagtcttttgtttttcagaacacGTGTATCCGGACAGGCGACAACCAGCTCTGCTTCCAAGACTCCCCGAAACTCCAAATTTCACTTTTCTAAGCTAAAACGGATGCTTAAcctagaagaaaaagagaaaagccagaaGGCAGATTTGAAAACCTTCTTGACTTTACTTTAGTTACTCATTGTTTCAAAGTAATAAAGATTACAGCAATAAGTATTGTCCCTGTTTTAGTAAATCAACAAAGTGATTTCTTTAAAACTCAGGCTAACAGCGTGTACCCTGTGTAAGCGTAGACTGTATTTTTTAGAAGCAAGCTCTGTTTCTAAGGGGACTGAGTGTCCGCAAGAGGGAGATGAGAAAATGGCCAGTCTGATTTGATTGGGAATCTTGAACATGTTTTGCAGTCTCTAATGGCCTAAGAATTAAAAGCCAGGATCTGTCCTTTGAGGAAGCTGACAATACTGGATCCATCAGTGGGTCCAGCAGGACCAAGGGATAGGTTGGCAAACCTGAAAGCAATTTGGCTTTCTTCCACCTCACTCTACCACTATTTTTAAGATAATGCATCACGATAGAATTTAAAAGATTTCATCCCTGCTTTGCACGTTTGAGTAAACCAAAGAGAGTTTCACCAGCACTTTCTGCAGGCATGATTTTTTCAAGGATTTAATGTAGTGTCCTGTAGTGTCGCTGTCTTTTGGTACTTGTGGTAATTTAAGTACAGCCTTTAACGCAGCCTTTACGAAGGTTTCAGAACAACTTACTCTTTGAGACTGCACTCGTATACAAAGAGAGATAAAGCATTTTATCCCCAGATTAAGTTTATTCCTTTTCTTAAGAATGTTGTCTGTGATTTGGACTGCAGACGATACTGGTCCCAGGATAATGCCGAACCTTGTAACACTGCACGCTAATGCGGGATGCTCTCAATACTGACAGAGAGCTCCCCGCTGTGAGATTTGTCAGCACCCTGAGTTGTTACCGCTATGAGAGTGGCACAGCCGTAAAGAATACCAGATGCTGCCTTTCCAATTGCTCTGGTGCTACCAAAATGGGTCACTTCTGTCTCATTCAGAAATGACTAAAGAGAGAATCAATctttcttaaatgtcttttcgGTTTTATCAGGTTTCAGAGTTGCTTCCTTCCTGGACTTCAGTCTGGAAAACTAGGCTTGCCCTGGACAGCAGTCAACTCGTTGCACCAAAGTGTTTTGATGTGAATGGACGATTGCCAAGGTTAAAGCAGTCTCCGCTGTCAGATTTCGCATTTTCAGTTCAGCACAGAGATGAGAAAGGACAACAGAAAGTCACAGTTCAGGACTGAGTGCGTAGCCTGCCCTGTGTATAGTTTGCAAATTGTGCTTCAGATTTCCCCTTGGAGAGTcagttaaaaacatttaaatcctTGGCTTTAAAGgcctgtattttccttttttatgtacTCTAACGAGTAACTTCTCTAGGTGTATTCAGATTGAATAAACACCGCTTAAGAAACAGGACCAGTGAGTAAGTTGGCAGACTTGAAAGCAATCCAGGGCAGGGGAGAATAGCTTGTTGCAAATTCTACTTACGGTCTCAAAGATTGGCATGTATCCTTTTTATATCTCCTGTACACTTGTACAAGAACTTTGGAAGGTTCGCTGCTGTTTGTTTCTTACGTAGGTGAAGGATCAAATTAACTGTCATTCTTTGATGAAAATATGGAACTTGGAGTTGGGCCTTTTCCGTTGTAGAACTTGGCATTAATTCACCTGCTGTATTTAGGGTCCCAGCCCCTGGAAAAATACTTCAATCTTGTTGATGGAAAATGTGTATTAtacaaaagtatttgaaaaacaagttttgCAATaagtttttctgttgaaaatacaCACGTTAGGTACTCTACTGCTGTGCTTCCTATGAGGCTTACGCAAAACCAGCACGGCCATCTGCTGTGTTTTAAGGTGCACCAACATTAATGTGTTAGATGAGGCATGTGCTTTTGAAGCAGATCTTCCAATTGTCCCTGTTTACTGTGCTTTTTACGCAATACCCAGTGGTCTCAGAGTACGAGGCACATTCTTTTTGGATAAAACTACAGATAACGGATGAAAGACGTGATCCGGAGCACAGCCAGTGTGCTGCAAATGCTAATGGGCAGTCTATCCCCAGGATCGCAGGAAAGCTAGTCTGAAGTACGCATCTCCAAAAAGTGGATGGTGGATGGCAGGCACTGAGCTTCAGGTATTCTGCactccacctgcagtgctgtTGCAGTGGGCTATTTGTTAACCTAGACGGTCTCGTCATGCTCCAaacagcttgtttttctttgtaattacCAGAGTTGTCAGACACGTCTGGATGTGTTGTTGTAAGGGATCACTATTGCAAGCTATCGGACTTCAccgtagaaaaaaaaggggaaaaaaaatatcattcagtGCGTGCCGTTCCTTGTTTTACAAGTGTGCTGCAAAATGCTGGGCAGAAATTGCATTGGTATGGTCTATCTGAAGTGCTTTTATGTTACTCCTAAGCCTCTTACAGTCTTCTGTTATTGGACTGTCACAGTGCATTGAAATACACTGTATCAGTGTACTGAAAAACGTATgtagagacacacacacacctatGTATATAGGTATCTCTATATAtgatgtatatacatacacacacagatcagatgtgtgtatatatctacatacatgcatgcatgtgatgcacttttcctttcagaatataGTACATTCCTGTACGCAATGAAACACTGAAGGTTAAGTGTTGGCTGAAGCTCCCCGCCAAACCTCTGCCAGGCAGCGCAACTGGTTTCTGTTTGAAGAGCTGGAAAAACAACTTACAGGGAGGAAACGGCCTCACTGATTTCAGCGAGGCCAGAATTTCACCCGAACTTgtaaaggaagacaaagaaggTTCTCTTAAGCACGCAACACCCCTGCCTACAGGTATTTAATGACAAGAGAGAGAGTTATTTCCCAGCTCGTACAAATTCTACTTACACAATGGTATGTATATCATCACCAGTAACAGCATCATACCACACATTGAAATGTTACAAAATGTGGCTTAGTACGACCAGTTCAactaaatcatgttttcttttggaacATTGGTTTGGGCCATTTTCCCATTTTTGAGTACTGGGGACCTCAAGCCGGCACATCACAACTGGTTCCCTCACAGCCAGCCACCCCTCTGAAGAAACACAAACTTCAGCCAAACTAGATGGTATAtgaacaatatttcttttttaagaaacttACAGTTCTAGAGATACGACCTCAGACTTTTTGATGCACTGCTTCCTCACTGAAAATGGTCACTCTCTTATACAAAACACAAATACAGAGAGTAATAAACTTCAAAATTAGTATTGATCATTTCCTCAGCTTCAATATGAGATTTTGGTTGACTGCTAAGTATAGAGATTGAGTAGGCAAGCAATAAACAAtgatttcaaagatgtttttaCAACAATGTTTTATTCTATTAAATATGAAAGAGCGTACATACAGGTGTTATTCTGAGGACATAAATTACACAAGGATTACACGTTCTGTCAGAAAAGCACAATAATGAAACATCTTTACATTTCAAACTTTTGTTAGCTTTTAACAAATGAGTCTATTTCTGTTGCAAACAAGTAATGAGTGCTATTGAACTTTGCAAATTCCCACAAAAACATCATGCTTAGTAGGATACTTTAAATATTGTAAAGATGAAATCAGAAATAGATCTCTAAATAACAAGATGGAAGAGATTTACTACTTAATCAAGATAAATGACACACTGAAATAGGAGCCGAGACAAAATTggtcattcattaaaaaaaaattccacttcaGACACTACATTTGAATTGGCTTTCTTTACTTGCAGGAATAGTCACTGTGATTATATGCGCGAGTAATGAGCAGAACTGGccctaaatatttataaatgtaacCATCAAATTTTAGACGTGCTGGTTTTCTAGTTCCCTAATTTTTCCActgaaacccccccccccacgcccatGAATCTATTTGCTTACGTGCCAAAAGGCTGAAATCCAGCTCTTCTGCCGAGGGCCAATCAAGCCTACGTCTGATTTCCATGTCTTCCGTGGTCATCTGTGTAGGGGGCTACTGCATCCTACATATGTATTTTGGGTCAGCATTGAAGCACCAGAGCGAGTTACCACTGACTTGTGGGAGCAGTATTAGTCTGTGGAAGTCCGAACACATTGTCCTTCTAAACTTCAGGTAAACAGGAATGTCATTTTATCATAACAAAAGCTCTCAGTTAAACATTCAGCAGACTACTCAGATAAAATACGTAATAAGCGTGTAGTTTGGGTTGTGCTGCTAGGCATTAACTGAGgtgttttaatatattaatacaaACATTAACGGAGTGAAACAGACAGGCTAATGTTACTGCAGGCTGtagtttaattttcaaaaggaGTAATGAAACACGATTTCTAAGAATGGTAATTTTTGTAACTAAGGactacacatttatttttaaaaccacagaaGTGGGGTAATATTCCTGATATCTTTCAACACATTCCGCAAAAACACAGCTTGAGCCTGCAAACACTAGAATATACAAGCAGTCCCAGTGACCTCCAAGGTAAGCATTCTCGTATGGCAAAGAGCTGCAggtttgtctttgcttttttcagAGAACGCTCGATAAAAGTGCAATACAGTGAAGCAAATCATCTAATTCTTATACGTTTATTATTAGATGAAAAATGTTCAGATATTTTATAATTGTGCCTTTTGTAGGGTGGGTGTTCTGGTTTGAGTAGAGTCAGACCACGTTAGAAGAGACGGGCAGGGTACACCCACACATCTTCTTTCCCAGGGTGGTAACGCCCCAAAGCAATTCTGTGGTATAATCCCATCTACAGCTAAAACATCGTGCTGCCCAGCTTTTCgctgttatttctgttttgacagaagttgacatttgttttgcttttcatttccacCCAGGCATGTTCTCCCTTTCAGCTCCTAGgcacccttcccttccccacccagaCTCTTTTCTTCCTGAGATGTCAGAAGTACCTACATTAAGCTTGGGAACCTGAGAATTTGGAGGTATTTTTTGATACTACGGGGCCGCATTTGTATCGTACCATGTTATCTCCTGCTATACTATTACAGTTACGATATAAATTTCCTAACTAGTTGATACCTGATGCCTTTcccatataaataaaaaaacacataCCATTCAGCCACAAAATAAGAGAATTGCTAGAAGAGTGACCTTTACCTTCCTCAAGTCCTCTTCCCCAAACAAATGTTGAGGGATCATTTCCAAAAACCCAGCTATGAAATATTCCTTGAAGTAAACaatttcacagtaaaaaaagaaaaatatatccagAAAATAGCACTCTCTCAAAATTGAAACTTATATACATCAAGGAGAAGTTGAgatttttccccattcttttatCAGTTCTACATTACCTATAGATAAGCAACATTATCACTCAGAGTTATGAATAGGAAAAACAAGCCTAGTGAAGTAAGTGTTGTGTCTTTTTTAATACCCTTGAGAGATCAAGGAAATTCAGCCTTCAACTTTagtattataattatttttagttaAGGTAGCAAAAGACGGTTTAAGCTTAATTCCCTTATGGTTTTGAGTATCCAAGACTTAGATCCTTCAATGCACTCTAAACAAGCCACGCTGCTACACTTAGAGTCACCTCTGGGCACAAATTAAGTTTACCATGGATGAGATTCAACTGTGAACTCTCTATTTATCCTTCTTGTTCTGTGATTCGTTTTATAATTCTTAATAGATTAATCTCTTTTAATATTTATGGTGCTATCCTTTAGCAAGACTGAGCTTTAAATGCAACTGTAAtgcacatacatgtatatatatgaatTTATGAGCAGAGTTTAACGTGctagaacagaaatatttaaaacattaaaattgtaACTGAACACTCATTTTCTTATCAAGAATCTATGCTGAAAAGATGCCAACGAATGCTATTTGATTTTGCATATTAGACTTAAACTAAAGAAACACTCCTCTGTATTCATTACAGTTAGCTCTTTATTCCTATGGAGCGGAAAATTGCCACTTAAAATTTACAAATCTTTGGACAGCTAGTGAGCTCTGATGAACTATTTTCAGCATTTCTATCTGTCAGTCAGAATTTTTGATGAAATTAGTATTCTACATTGCACGCTATGGAATGCTATGTCAACAGCGGTATTtttatcttttgggttttttcccctgcttaaCTAAGCTCTAATTCATGGCGACTTCCATGAGAAAAGATAATTGGACTGGGATGCTTATGTCCAAGTGTATCTATTTCAAAGAGAAAGATTATTCTCCATTCACATCCAACAACTATTCCAGAGATTAGCCTTGTAGAAGTCAGTAACAAGTGACAGATCACTATCTTCAACAATTTCACTCCAGGACTATTTCGAATTGTTGTggtttttgaaaaggaagaatagatttttttttttgaaaatttgctttcatGTGAGAAGGAGTGTTAAACTCGCAAACTGTGAACTTAACTGACGCAAAACAACACCTGACAAGTGCAAACCCACGAACAAAATGCTAGCGTTAAATACTCCGACGATATATTGAACTCAAACACAAGCACAGGTTGTTAAAGTCATCTAAATGCCAAAGGTACAGACAGGCATTTTTTAAATCACTCCTCGACAATTACTTGCCTAATTCCTATTCACTCAAAAGCCTAAACTTTCTGGCAATCTCCTGGAGGCCTGTCTGTATCTTTAGGTTTTTAAGTGAACCTAAAAGCTGGTGCGTAGTATGGTAAAAAAgaattttcacaaattcagctACCTGCAGACAAATACAACGTTTGTGCCATGCAAAGGACTTCTTTTCAGAAACAGACATTTGGCAATAATTTTCTGCAGTTTAACTTATACACAGGCCTGACTCGTCTCCTCCTGTTCTGCGAGAAAAGACAGTCAAGATctagaaatgtttgctggagCGGGCGGGGGGCCGGAATCCCATGCTGGCCTCCGGGGTTTCTCAGCGGAAGAGGCTGTACAGCACGGATGTGTCATCGTGTCGTTGCATGGATGGATGGGACATAGCATTGTCAAATTTTAATAATGGACATTTAACAACTGGGACAGTTTAGAGAATGACCTTTGAATTTAATTAAAGCTGTAAAACGGCTTCGCATTTCTGGGATTAACCTTTTTAGATGGAGACAGATATTCCAGAAAGGGATTAGAGTACA of Rissa tridactyla isolate bRisTri1 chromosome 2, bRisTri1.patW.cur.20221130, whole genome shotgun sequence contains these proteins:
- the C2H18orf21 gene encoding UPF0711 protein C18orf21 homolog, with translation MGWQRRFLEVAAEGLAATCPGQARFLLWTLRNSRDNECGLERICPYCFQFLVPDSYRVRLKPKMKMTPQIEKVLKREAKNHKLNMKQTKLLKKYRESRSVLLVTCNSCNKTRRHYGKSRDFLTTKMHNSGTPSIKSSLRTPDVKIQSANKVTPVSCSNLGSKGNSPSSLPRTRVSGQATTSSASKTPRNSKFHFSKLKRMLNLEEKEKSQKADLKTFLTLL